The Bacillales bacterium genome has a window encoding:
- a CDS encoding GntR family transcriptional regulator → MKFDKLTLSQKIAEDVASQIVVGKLKPGERLIEDELTEIYGTSRSPIREALYLLEIQGVVERIPRKGVFVKKYTKKEIYDLYDAIYSIQEVVLYKGMETCTQDQLDEMYAILEKMETFIEKKDFKQCFLLIEDIQLKLFELPKNQTFIDIYQRLNKRWTTFRYLSLSHPTSLVRSMREYKGIVEAIENKEIQLIREILHMKMTRGLSVLERIIESREEQDVTG, encoded by the coding sequence ATGAAATTTGATAAGCTGACTTTATCGCAAAAGATTGCAGAAGACGTCGCCAGTCAAATTGTCGTCGGCAAATTGAAACCCGGCGAACGATTGATCGAAGATGAGCTCACGGAGATTTACGGGACAAGCCGTTCACCGATTCGGGAAGCGCTCTATTTGCTGGAAATTCAAGGCGTTGTCGAACGAATTCCGCGAAAAGGCGTTTTCGTGAAAAAGTATACGAAAAAAGAAATTTATGATTTGTACGATGCGATTTACAGCATTCAGGAAGTTGTCTTGTATAAAGGAATGGAAACGTGCACGCAAGATCAATTGGATGAAATGTATGCGATTCTTGAGAAAATGGAAACGTTTATCGAAAAGAAAGATTTCAAACAATGCTTTTTGCTGATCGAGGACATTCAACTGAAATTGTTTGAGCTGCCGAAAAATCAAACGTTCATCGACATTTACCAACGGTTGAACAAACGCTGGACAACTTTTCGCTACTTGTCGTTGTCCCATCCGACAAGCTTGGTGCGGTCAATGAGGGAATACAAAGGCATCGTTGAAGCAATCGAAAACAAAGAAATACAGTTAATCCGAGAGATTTTACACATGAAAATGACCAGAGGCTTATCTGTGCTTGAGAGAATCATTGAGAGCCGCGAGGAACAGGATGTGACGGGTTAA